In a single window of the Synechococcus sp. HK05 genome:
- a CDS encoding DUF4090 family protein: MAIAGPGGVDDAIAAGLDLDGTAIPAEMLSLYNEVMDLESQRARSGVKKSMRNRIVKTGSKHFDQQTLDARLKAAGWEGLKDKEVAFFYGA, encoded by the coding sequence ATGGCTATTGCCGGACCCGGCGGCGTCGACGACGCGATCGCCGCAGGCCTCGATCTCGATGGCACCGCCATCCCCGCAGAGATGCTCAGCCTCTACAACGAGGTGATGGATCTGGAGAGCCAGCGCGCCCGCAGCGGCGTGAAGAAGTCGATGCGCAACCGCATCGTGAAAACCGGTTCCAAGCATTTCGACCAGCAAACCCTCGATGCGCGCCTCAAGGCCGCGGGCTGGGAGGGTTTGAAGGACAAGGAAGTCGCCTTTTTTTACGGCGCCTGA